In Aphelocoma coerulescens isolate FSJ_1873_10779 chromosome 3, UR_Acoe_1.0, whole genome shotgun sequence, a single window of DNA contains:
- the TDRD6 gene encoding tudor domain-containing protein 6 isoform X1, producing MRAGPGSLGRGDTVTLRVSAVGLYPEVPILRLWGLLGEREADYALLHREIQAAAGPRLAARPEPSGPGASGTRLCPGELALVEVLGIWYRCCVVSCSAQGYRVFLLDEGYVVATSAYYLARGCSELFQLRPEVLGCVVADVMPSQGHEGTACGDSPVSKWSVEAMEFLSFLHGKEVSGVVQEVITPQLIVLELPQLVAQMRQLGLAKRVSPSWFCQVLRRCLPFGQLKKQLCQQPPACSLGTFAVPQLVHVLLSYWPLSPALDYYYPQLQLGVTEPVLVTHVSDPHHIYCQLQCLSEEICCLSDTMCHAYDQWEQDLLPKVGSPCAARGMDGQWYRAILLELIGEGQDQHAALVIFVDYGRKETVTRANLRHLPAECFRMPVVTYVCALQGVSDGGRGWSPLQVDLLKALVLGRGVSAHIEAFNSFEHLYYVTLYGENGVDLNRLFGSQACCLVSTHVSQTEAREQLEVEESLAEELGLPPEAPPVLTHGGLAGAAVTGVHLKTWTFYSARVSHLQDPSEFWLQLHEHYQLFRQLRQCMWNFYSHSTKLDGAGWNPQPGSLCCASWNEGVFYRAVVTRVLDTGVEIHLVDRGSTETVGLCAVKELLPRFRELPALALKCCLAGVSPLRGSWSEASVSAFREMVLNKGLKVWFLSVQGDKYMVEIFDQSQLGERRVSKLMGQRGYAKYQRYEIPKTSQKSDKSVTQASSLVCAAEESQKNAEKRLREECDLKSSDRVVDSHVGVMVRESPIAAIHSSRSSELCSRDYEGKENLHSSLGQNYVEIKPGSSCGGHLEVGSTVNVILSYVENPSCFWCQLSRNFHDLEVLMDEIQEHCKTSSQPHVWPNLVCLAQYSEDKKWYRALIVNEGVCAEKVEVIYVDYGNREQVCLTNLRAISERFLRLEAQAFRCSLYNLIQPNGQNPFAWDEEAIRTFRQFVVDSSSDLDLKCTIFALASINRDLFNIVDLVTPFQSACQFLTEKGVARSLFPQKHLESLVQLHSFYYSSHGIKIGSEEDIYITHVENPWTFYCQLERCADTLAQLADNISHLSERVTSTGTLGKSGTLCLARYSDSQWYRGVIMERQPKAKVFFVDFGNTEAIEKDDLLILPNDASDILLVPMQAIKCSVSDVSSVSKEAATWFKEAVLERRLKAIVVAKDSDNTLLVELFDGNTQINTKLKDLSLNSTGLCSHVHSETLCSRNTDVNERDEPAESPLNAGRPLERKRRPEAQQEQGSRRHLKEEVVNLFQHSVRGDVAAGLLGPDEMLSNKDAILLDKAGEASLLFSQMDTLSDTKSDAEGRCIMLKNSSDLPPQKIVPALKTLVYVSYINDLQDFYVQLGSDEVQLNSILESLNNGKSVKEPCGQLFQAGDLISAVYSEDSLWYRAVVKEKTSDNSIKVHYIDYGDTSVISVDQACRLPKDLSSIPAMSIHCFLGGLKCKKNADWTEKAMFYFTKRTSEILLSCEFVKKVDDKWEVILSDHQGIITVDLADKDLASRERLFLRKKMDKRENSDMITVCEPLPPQVQNEISCVSDYKSFIWKFPEAGQTLKIYVTVVNSPGFFWCHCADTKDVSYIEKKIEEAEKLGLSSLNDGKSCIKSGDTCLAKYSQDGWFYRAQISSVKDDSVVVRHVDYGSEEAISLEMIRQMPCELLRVPAQAFACCLSGFSPSEGSWLSDANKKFYDMTENVVLEAEVVEIRENKDSEVPLCVVKLEASGNSINEEMKPFWKANKETGDSAFSNLCNSLKENSSSNSNLGLCLDKETTAVCGLAQEESENALFCSDPFLGVTSECLETAEANVSVGAANGKVDDGYEMGECENSFDKETALSEGDSDNNMLLEPIKSYSPHIVGNGMKAVEQDLPEIMFGEEAEPKAKLTGSAPAASLFLGKEQELQRLPVLQAQPSASNGTGTSELEPLEMHLPCRDLNELLEELEGLLEKSSFGEGTKEALEAKSLEMQAASGSKAREMVLEQELLELTVVREETGQLGALNCFEILPLCNEKEKLVPSVSDREKSVELIASDVQPSLGEKTKKLQANLSGIHETEAVLDDWMEADSPSLRLSSSGGRPEKELHQKMHDKQLMLGAKFEPFLEPVLPDVQPPQEDREEDLLGLEHDVLQSSANSGSQFSFLSKDSANQRPVFTVKSHDCQVEKHKGWQKKKEDCVEEWMEQDLTDSFKESGNMCVQSLGCRPGEDEKQNENLADYSAAHHDYPCNLKGFAVGSKCVVWTSLKWCNARILEVSEKGTKVLNLCSGNEEIVHPENVWNGIPDWARRSSEALTPATENLQSLPEESLLQEKQTGCSSNLAEDPHVLQHC from the exons ATGCGCGCCGGGCCGGGGTCCCTCGGCCGCGGCGATACCGTCACCCTGCGGGTCAGCGCCGTGGGGCTCTACCCCGAGGTGCCTATCCTGCggctgtgggggctgctggGCGAACGCGAGGCTGACTATGCCCTCCTCCACCGCGAGATCCAGGCGGCGGCCGGTCCGCGCCTGGCGGCCCGCCCAGAGCCCAGCGGGCCGGGGGCCAGCGGGaccaggctgtgcccaggagaGCTGGCACTGGTGGAGGTGTTGGGCATCTGGTACCGCTGCTGTGTGGTGAGTTGCAGTGCCCAGGGGTACCGTGTCTTCCTGCTGGACGAGGGGTACGTGGTGGCCACATCCGCATACTACTTGGCACGGGGCTGCTCAGAGCTGTTCCAGCTGCGCCCGGAGGTGCTGGGCTGTGTCGTGGCTGATGTCATGCCCTCCCAGGGTCACGAGGGGACAGCCTGTGGGGATTCACCAGTGTCCAAGTGGAGCGTGGAGGCGATGGAGTTCCTCAGCTTCCTGCATGGCAAGGAGGTGTCCGGTGTGGTGCAGGAGGTGATAACGCCACAGCTTATCGTACTCGAGCTGCCCCAGCTCGTGGCCCAGATGCGGCAGCTGGGCCTGGCCAAGCGTGTCTCTCCCAGCTGGTTCTGCCAGGTACTCAGGCGCTGCCTGCCTTTTGGCCAGTTAAAGAAGCAGCTCTGTCAGCAGCCTCCAGCGTGTTCCCTTGGAACTTTTGCAGTTCCACAGCTTGTCCATGTGTTGCTCTCGTACTGGCCTCTGTCACCTGCCTTGGATTACTACTACCCTCAGCTTCAGTTGGGTGTGACAGAGCCTGTCCTAGTGACCCATGTCTCTGACCCACACCACATCTACTGCCAGTTGCAGTGCCTGTCTGAGGAGATCTGTTGCCTTTCTGATACCATGTGCCATGCTTATGACCAGTGGGAGCAGGATTTATTGCCCAAAGTGGGCTCGCCCTGTGCTGCCCGTGGGATGGATGGCCAGTGGTACCGTGCCATTCTGCTGGAGCTCATTGGTGAGGGGCAGGACCAGCATGCAGCTCTCGTGATCTTTGTGGACTATGGCAGGAAGGAGACTGTAACCAGAGCTAACCTGCGCCATTTGCCTGCTGAGTGTTTTCGCATGCCTGTAGTCACTTACGTCTGTGCTCTTCAGGGTGTTTCAGATGGGGGGCGAGGCTGGTCCCCGTTGCAGGTCGATTTGCTGAAAGCATTGGTGCTTGGCAGAGGAGTGAGTGCGCACATCGAAGCCTTTAACTCCTTTGAGCATCTCTATTATGTGACGCTCTATGGGGAAAATGGCGTTGATTTGAACCGTCTTTTTGGGTCTCAGGCTTGCTGCCTGGTCAGCACTCATGTGAGCCAAACTGAGGCTCGTGAGCAGCTGGAAGTAGAGGAATCCTTAGCTGAAGAATTGGGATTGCCACCAGAAGCACCTCCTGTTTTAACACACGGAGGTTTGGCTGGTGCTGCTGTAACTGGTGTGCATCTGAAGACCTGGACATTCTACAGTGCACGGGTCTCTCACCTCCAAGACCCATCTGAGTTTTGGCTGCAGCTCCATGAGCATTACCAGCTCTTCAGGCAGCTAAGGCAGTGCATGTGGAATTTTTATTCCCATTCCACAAAGCTGGATGGTGCTGGGTGGAACCCACAGCCTGGATCCCTTTGTTGTGCCAGTTGGAACGAGGGTGTCTTCTATCGAGCAGTGGTCACCAGGGTACTGGACACTGGGGTGGAAATACACCTGGTGGACAGAGGCAGTACAGAAACTGTGGGTCTGTGTGCTGTGAAGGAGCTGCTCCCTCGGTTCAGGGAGCTGCCTGCTTTAGCTCTGAAGTGTTGTTTGGCAGGTGTCTCCCCTCTGAGAGGGAGTTGGAGTGAAGCCTCTGTGTCTGCATTCAGGGAGATGGTACTGAACAAAGGACTAAAGGTTTGGTTTTTGAGTGTGCAGGGTGACAAATACATGGTTGAAATTTTTGACCAGTCCCAGTTAGGAGAGAGAAGAGTAAGTAAACTCATGGGCCAGAGGGGTTATGCTAAATACCAGAGGTATGAAATACCCAAGACTTCCCAGAAATCAGATAAGTCTGTGACACAGGCCTCTTCTCTAGTATGTGCTGCAGAGGAAAgccaaaaaaatgcagagaagagGCTCAGAGAAGAATGTGATCTAAAGAGCAGTGATAGAGTGGTTGATTCTCATGTGGGTGTGATGGTCAGAGAGAGCCCTATTGCAGCCATTCACAGTTCTAGAAGTAGTGAACTTTGTTCTCGAGACTATGAGGGTAAGGAAAATCTGCACTCTTCTTTGGGACAGAACTATGTGGAAATTAAGCCAGGCTCTTCTTGTGGAGGCCACTTAGAAGTGGGAAGTACAGTTAATGTTATTTTGTCATATGTTGAAAATCCTAGTTGTTTTTGGTGTCAGTTAAGTAGAAATTTCCATGACCTTGAGGTACTAATGGATGAAATTCAGGAGCATTGCAAGACTTCATCCCAGCCACATGTTTGGCCAAATCTTGTGTGTTTAGCCCAGTACTCAGAGGATAAAAAATGGTACAGGGCTTTAATAGTTAATGAAGGAGTGTGTGCAGAAAAAGTAGAAGTCATATATGTTGACTATGGCAACAGAGAGCAGGTGTGTCTAACGAACCTCCGTGCAATTAGTGAACGCTTCCTTAGGTTAGAGGCTCAGGCATTCAGGTGCAGCCTTTACAACTTAATCCAGCCTAATGGTCAGAATCCTTTTGCCTGGGATGAAGAAGCCATTCGGACTTTTCGGCAGTTTGTTGTTGATTCATCATCTGACCTTGATCTGAAGTGTACAATATTTGCCTTGGCTTCAATAAATAGGGACCTGTTTAACATTGTAGATTTAGTCACACCTTTTCAGAGTGCTTGCCAGTTTCTCACTGAGAAAGGTGTAGCCAGATCCTTATTTCCTCAAAAGCACTTGGAATCTTTGGTCCAGCTTCACTCTTTCTATTATTCTAGTCACGGTATCAAAATTGGGAGTGAGGAAGACATTTATATTACGCATGTTGAGAATCCATGGACGTTTTACTGCCAACTTGAAAGGTGTGCAGATACCTTGGCACAGCTGGCTGATAACATCAGTCACCTGAGTGAGAGAGTGACCAGCACAGGAACCTTGGGGAAGTCTGGGACCTTGTGTCTGGCAAGGTACTCTGACAGTCAGTGGTATAGGGGAGTAATTATGGAAAGACAACCTAAGGCTAAAGTCTTCTTTGTGGATTTTGGGAACACAGAAGCAATAGAGAAAGATGATCTGCTTATTTTACCCAATGATGCTTCTGATATCTTGCTTGTGCCAATGCAGGCCATAAAGTGTTCTGTGTCTGATGTATCATCTGTTTCCAAAGAAGCTGCAACATGGTTTAAGGAAGCTGTCCTAGAAAGGAGATTAAAAGCAATAGTGGTAGCAAAGGACTCTGATAATACACTGCTGGTAGAGTTGTTTGATGGAAATACTCAAATTAATACAAAACTGAAGGACCTAAGCCTAAACAGTACAGGACTGTGTAGTCATGTACACAGTGAGACTTTGTGCTCTAGAAATACAGATGTGAATGAGAGGGATGAGCCTGCAGAGTCCCCTTTAAATGCAGGTAGGCCTCTTGAAAGAAAACGTCGACCCGAAGCCCAGCAAGAACAAGGGAGCAGAAGACACTTAAAAGAAGAAGTTGTAAACCTTTTCCAGCACTCTGTGAGGGGAGATGTGGCAGCTGGATTACTAGGACCTGATGAAATGCTTAGCAATAAGGATGCTATTTTGTTGGATAAAGCAGGGGAGGCGTCTCTGCTCTTTTCCCAGATGGATACACTGTCAGATACTAAATCTGATGCTGAAGGCAGGTGTATAATGCTTAAAAATTCATCTGATCTACCACCACAGAAGATAGTGCCAGCTCTTAAAACCTTAGTGTATGTGTCTTACATCAATGACCTGCAGGATTTTTATGTTCAACTAGGGAGTGACGAGGTTCAGCTTAACAGTATTTTGGAAAGTTTAAACAATGGGAAATCAGTGAAGGAGCCTTGTGGACAACTTTTCCAAGCAGGAGATTTAATCAGTGCTGTGTATTCAGAAGACAGCCTGTGGTATCGAGCTGTAGTAAAAGAGAAGACTTCTGACAATTCGATAAAGGTACATTATATTGATTATGGTGACACTTCAGTGATTAGTGTTGATCAAGCATGCAGACTCCCTAAGGACTTGTCATCTATTCCAGCAATGAGTATTCACTGCTTTCTAGGTGGacttaaatgcaaaaaaaatgcagactgGACAGAGAAAGCAATGTTTTACTTCACCAAGAGAACAAGTGAAATCCTGCTGTCTTGTGAATTTGTAAAGAAGGTTGACGATAAATGGGAAGTTATTCTCAGTGACCATCAAGGTATAATAACAGTGGATTTAGCTGATAAAGATCTTGCAAGTAGAGAAAGacttttcttaagaaaaaaaatggataaaaGAGAGAACAGTGACATGATAACTGTCTGTGAGCCTTTGCCTCCTCAGGTACAAAATGAGATTTCCTGTGTAAGTGATTATAAATCATTTATCTGGAAATTTCCAGAGGCAGGTCAGACTTTAAAAATTTATGTCACAGTGGTAAATAGTCCAGGATTCTtctggtgtcactgtgctgatACCAAAGATGTGAGCTACATCGAGAAAAAAATAGAGGAAGCTGAAAAGCTTGGGCTAAGCTCTCTGAATGATGGCAAGTCTTGTATTAAAAGTGGTGATACTTGTCTAGCAAAATACAGTCAAGATGGATGGTTCTACAGAGCTCAGATCAGCAGTGTGAAAGATGACAGTGTAGTTGTTAGACATGTGGATTACGGCAGTGAGGAAGCCATCAGCCTGGAGATGATCCGACAGATGCCATGTGAACTGCTCAGAGTACCTGCACAAGCATTTGCTTGCTGTCTGTCAGGTTTCAGTCCCTCAGAGGGCTCATGGCTTAGTGATGCAAATAAGAAGTTTTATGATATGACTGAAAACGTTGTATTAGAAGCTGAAGTAGTAGAAATTCGGGAAAATAAAGATTCTGAAGTCCCTCTGTGTGTTGTCAAGCTGGAAGCTTCTGGAAATAGTATTAATGAAGAGATGAAGCCTTTCTGGAAGGCTAATAAAgaaactggtgacagtgctttCTCAAACCTTTGCAACTCCCTAAAGGAAAATAGCAGTTCAAACAGCAATTTGGGTCTTTGTCTCGACAAAGAAACTACTGCTGTTTGTGGATTAGCTCAGGAAGAGAGtgaaaatgctttgttttgttctgatCCTTTCCTGGGTGTAACTTCTGAGTGTTTAGAGACTGCAGAAGCAAATGTGTCAGTGGGAGCTGCCAATGGGAAGGTTGATGATGGATACGAAATGGGAGAGTGTGAGAACAGTTTTGATAAAGAGACAGCTCTGTCTGAAGGTGACAGTGATAACAATATGTTACTAGAACCAATAAAAAGCTACAGTCCTCATATTGTGGGGAATGGAATGAAAGCTGTGGAACAAGACTTGCCTGAAATAATGTTTGGAGAGGAGGCTGAGCCGAAAGCAAAACTGACAGGCAGTGCTCCAGCAGCCAGCCTTTTCCTAGGAAAAGAACAAGAACTGCAGAGATTGCCagtgctccaggcacagccatcTGCAAGCAATGGAACAGGGACATCAGAACTGGAACCATTAGAAATGCACTTACCGTGTCGTGATCTAAACGAGCTCTTGGAGGAGCTAGAGGGACTTTTGGAAAAGTCCTCCTTTGGTGAAGGAACAAAGGAAGCACTGGAAGCAAAGTCACTTGAAATGCAGGCAGCGTCAGGCAGCAAAGCAAGAGAGATGGTGTTGGAACAGGAACTGCTGGAGCTGACAGTTGTGAGGGAGGAGACAGGGCAGTTGGGAGCTCTGAACTGTTTTGAAATTTTACCATTATgtaatgagaaagaaaagctggTGCCTTCAGTTAGTGACAGAGAGAAGTCAGTAGAGCTGATTGCATCTGATGTTCAGCCTTCTTTGGGAGAGAAGACCAAGAAACTGCAAGCAAATTTGTCCGGAATTCATGAAACAGAAGCTGTACTAGATGATTGGATGGAAGCAGATTCTCCTTCCCTACGGCTGTCATCATCTGGTGGTAGACCTGAGAAAGAACTGCACCAGAAGATGCATGACAAGCAGTTGATGCTAGGAGCCAAATTTGAGCCCTTTCTGGAACCGGTGCTGCCTGATGTTCAGCCGCCTCAGGAAGACAGGGAGGAGGACTTGTTAGGGCTGGAACATGATGTGCTGCAGAGTTCTGCAAATAGTGGCAGtcaattttcatttctttcaaaagACTCAGCAAATCAGAGGCCTGTTTTCACTGTGAAGTCACATGACTGCCAAGTTGAGAAACACAAGGGGtggcagaagaagaaagaggacTGTGTGGAAGAATGGATGGAACAAGACTTGACTGACTCATTTAAAGAGAGTGGAAATATGTGTGTTCAGTCTTTAGGCTGTAGGCCTGGGGAAGATGAAAAGCAAAATGAGAACTTGGCTGACTACAGTGCAG CACACCATGACTATCCTTGTAATCTGAAGGGCTTTGCTGTTGGTTCCAAATGTGTGGTGTGGACCTCTCTCAAATGGTGCAATGCTCGCATTTTGGAGGTATCTGAGAAGGGTACCAAG GTCTTGAACCTCTGCAGTGGCAATGAGGAGATTGTGCATCCTGAGAACGTCTGGAACGGAATTCCTGACTGGGCTCGCAGATCCTCTGAG GCATTAACCCCTGCAACAGAAAACTTGCAGTCCTTACCAGAGGAGTCCTTACTTCAAG AAAAGCAAACTGGCTGCAGTAGCAATTTAGCTGAAGATCCTCATGTCCTCCAGCATTGCTGA